A genomic window from Silene latifolia isolate original U9 population chromosome Y, ASM4854445v1, whole genome shotgun sequence includes:
- the LOC141628863 gene encoding protein FAR1-RELATED SEQUENCE 5-like → MEAFNWAYEIGLRLGFSIKRASNKRVGRNTNLRQDYFVCWMGGRGPVNKDADSLMRGYTATAWCKCKFSMKVVELQENKWKLVMRSGFHNHALTLYCDGDRYFVKFDEEELAYIDAQVRAHVRPAIISAGLHQRNPEKSRPNRRQIYNRSQKVRAEERDERNPAQQMLALAVQHKYVHYWVTDQETDELTHVFIAHPNAVKMFRSYYYVVLIDSTYKTNLYRLPLVEMVGITPVGKSFVIAYALVKHESEDGYLWVLRKLKALLNDAVQPNAIVTIARFVERDSHCFSGFVSLAMSLAYIF, encoded by the coding sequence ATGGAAGCGTTTAATTGGGCATATGAGATCGGACTCCGACTCGGGTTTAGTATAAAAAGAGCAAGCAACAAGAGAGTTGGTCGTAACACGAATTTGAGACAAGATTATTTTGTTTGTTGGATGGGTGGAAGAGGTCCCGTAAATAAGGATGCCGATTCTTTAATGAGGGGTTACACGGCTACCGCGTGGTGCAAATGTAAATTTTCAATGAAAGTTGTTGAATTACAAGAGAATAAGTGGAAGCTTGTCATGAGATCCGGGTTTCATAATCATGCTTtaacgttgtattgtgacggcgacaGATACTTTGTAAAGTTTGATGAAGAGGAGTTGGCTTATATCGATGCCCAAGTTAGAGCTCACGTTAGACCGGCAATTATTAGTGCGGGTTTGCATCAGCGGAATCCGGAAAAGTCAAGACCTAATAGGCGACAAATCTACAATCGTTCTCAGAAAGTAAGGGCCGAGGAAAGAGATGAGAGAAACCCGGCACAACAGATGCTAGCACTTGCGGTTCAGCATAAGTACGTTCATTATTGGGTCACTGATCAGGAAACCGATGAGCTAACCCACGTGTTCATAGCTCATCCAAATGCCGTTAAGATGTTTCGATCATACTATTATGTGGTACTGATCGATTCTACGTACAAGACAAATTTataccgtcttccgcttgttgaGATGGTTGGAATCACACCCGTCGGGAAGAGCTTTGTCATCGCGTATGCTCTTGTGAAGCATGAGTCCGAGGATGGATATCTGTGGGTCTTACGGAAACTGAAGGCCCTTCTCAATGATGCCGTTCAACCTAATGCTATTGTTACGATTGCGAGGTTTGTTGAACGCGATTCCCACTGTTTTTCCGGATTCGTCTCACTTGCAATGTCTTTGGCATATATATTCTAA